In a single window of the Zea mays cultivar B73 chromosome 5, Zm-B73-REFERENCE-NAM-5.0, whole genome shotgun sequence genome:
- the LOC118471999 gene encoding uncharacterized mitochondrial protein AtMg00810-like gives MDVKNAFLHGDLHEEVYMHPPPGIEVPSGHVCRLRRALYGLKQAPRAWFERFVSVIKACGFYSSDHDPALFIHVSSRGRTLLLLYVDDMLITGDDPDHIAHVKASLSKEFQMSDLGALSYFLGIEVLQTQNGIYLSQAKYIQDLLDRSGLSDTRTVATPMDLHLSLRPTDGTPLEDPSRYRHLVGSLVYLTVTRPDIAHAVQILSQFVSAPTSVHYGHLLRVLRYLRGTKTQCLFYDSNSPLQLHAYSDATWASDPTDRRSITGYCILLGSSPIAWKSKKQTAVSRSSTEAELRALATTTAEIIWIRWLLADLGVSCDSPTLLRCDNTGAIQICHDPVKRELTKHIGVDVSFTRSHCHQKTIDLQYVPSELQLADFFTKAQTTAQHQFHLIKLNASNPPLPP, from the coding sequence atggatgtcaaaaatgCTTTTCTTCATGGTGATTTACATGAGGAAGTCTATATGCATCCACCTCCTGGGATAGAGGTTCCATCAGGGCATGTATGTCGTCTCCGTCGAGCCTTGTATGGTCTCaaacaagctcctcgtgcttggtTTGAGAGATTTGTTTCTGTCATCAAGGCTTGTGGTTTCTATTCTAGTGATCATGATCCTGCATTGTTCATTCATGTTTCTTCACGAGGACGCACGTTGTTAttactatatgttgatgacatgttgATTACAGGCGATGATCCAGACCATATTGCTCATGTGAAGGCGTCTCTGAGTAAGGAATTTCAAATGTCTGACTTGGGGGCACTCAGTTATTTCTTGGGCATTGAGGTTTTGCAGACTCAAAATGGTATTTATCTTTCTCAGGCCAAGTACATACAAGATCTTCTTGATCGTTCTGGTCTTAGTGATACTCGCACTGTTGCCACGCCTATGGATCTACACTTATCTCTTCGTCCGACTGATGGGACACCTTTGGAGGATCCATCTCGATACAGACATCTTGTTGGCAGCTTAGTTTATCTTACTGTCACCAGGCCAGATATTGCTCATGCGGTTCAGATCTTGAGTCAGTTTGTCTCTGCTCCTACATCAGTTCATTATGGGCACTTACTTCGTGTGCTTAGATATTTACGGGGGACAAAAACACAATGTTTATTTTATGACTCAAATTCCCCACTTCAGCTTCACGCTTACTCTGATGCTACCTGGGCCAGTGATCCTACAGATCGTCGCTCCATCACTGGTTACTGTATTCTTCTTGGATCATCCCCTATTGCTTGGAAATCCAAGAAGCAAACTGCTGTATCTAGATCTAGTACTGAAGCAGAACTTCGAGCCctggctactactactgctgagaTTATCTGGATTCGTTGGCTCTTGGCTGATCTAGGCGTTTCTTGTGACTCGCCTACACTTCTTCGCTGTGACAACACTGGAGCTATACAAATTTGTCATGATCCAGTGAAGCGTGAACTCACAAAACACATTGGTGTTGATGTCTCATTCACTAGATCTCATTGTCATCAGaagaccattgatcttcaatatgtGCCTTCAGAATTACAGCTTGCGGATTTCTTCACAAAAGCACAAACTACGGCACAACATCAGTTTCATCTAATCAAACTCAATGCTTCAAATCCTCCACTTCCGCCTTGA
- the LOC109939904 gene encoding uncharacterized protein, translated as MTTNAIVVNITLDGQNYPEWAFCVETALRGHGLLFHLTDAAPVLADDRRNAADIKTWQLNDGKVMAAMVNSVKPSMIMSLSKFKTAKSIWSHLKERFVQDSGALLHTLMQQTHVIEQNDMSIDEYYSAFDRLMSALTSMVPACTADPCPAHKFIEKFFTYRFVMGVRAEFDSLRARLLQGSDTLTMAKALSDLLAEETRLNSLSSNGGNPHSVLAAAQKPKNIFKPCDHCGKTNHRSELCFVKFPEKLTDFRARRAARGRGPGPSNRGSVAVAATSSACTSESAWVLDSGASFHVTSDQSKLASTTPVTNGASVQTADGPSYRGSDWDWPSP; from the exons ATGACGACAAATGCTATTGTGGTTAATATCACTCTCGATGGTCAAAATTATCCGGAGTGGGCTTTCTGTGTTGAGACTGCACTCCGGGGACATGGATTACTCTTCCATTTGACTGATGCAGCACCTGTTCTTGCTGATGATCGTCGCAATGCTGCTGATATCAAAACATGGCAGCTTAATGATGGTAAAGTGATGGCTGCTATGGTGAACAGCGTCAAACCGTCTATGATTATGAGTCTGTCTAAATTCAAAACTGCTAAATCCATCTGGTCTCATTTGAAGGAGCGTTTTGTTCAGGATAGTGGTGCTCTATTACACACCCTTATGCAGCAGACACATGTTATTGAGCAAAATGATATGAGTATTGATGAGTACTACTCAGCCTTTGATCGCCTGATGAGTGCTTTGACATCAATGGTGCCTGCTTGTACTGCTGATCCATGTCCGGCTCATAAGTTTATTGAGAAGTTCTTCACTTACAGATTTGTTATGGGTGTTCGGGCCGAGTTTGATTCTCTTCGTGCTCGTTTACTTCAGGGTTCTGACACTCTCACAATGGCTAAGGCGCTGTCTGATTTACTTGCTGAAGAGACTCGTCTTAACTCTCTTTCCTCTAATGGTGGTAATCCTCACAGTGTGTTGGCTGCTGCCCAGAAACCTAAGAATATTTTTAAGCCTTGTGATCACTGTGGCAAGACCAATCATCGATCTGAGCTTTGCTTTGTCAAGTTTCCTGAGAAGTTGACTGATTTCCGTGCACGACGTGCTGCTCGTGGTCGTGGTCCAGGACCATCTAATAGAGGCTCAGTTGCTGTTGCTGCCACTTCGTCCGCTTGTACTTCAGAGTCGGCCTGGGTACTTGATTCAGGAGCTTCCTTTCATGTCACATCTGATCAGTCAAAGTTGGCTTCTACTACACCTGTCACAAATGGTGCTTCAGTGCAGACAGCTGATG GACCTTCGTACAGGGGAAGTGATTGGGACTGGCCGTCGCCGTAG